CTGCGCACGACAAGGTCGAGAGCAGGCTTCAGGCAGCTCCAGTGGTCACCATCCACTTCATAGAATCTGATGTTGCCCGAGTTGCGCCAAAACGATCGCCATTCGCTTTCGGTTGCAATCACACCCTTTAGTTTTGAGTCTTCCTTCGCATTGACTATCGTCACCCTGTCTGGCAGCCGATCCGCCGCTTGCAATGCCAGGCAACGGTATTCCGGCAGACTCAGAGCGCACGATCTAAAGTGCTCGCGAACCGTGTTGGACGTGATCGGcttgagcatctcgtcCAGTGTATCGGCGGAGAGCGGCTGAATCTGCTTGGGACTCGGCGTGTCAATGAAGCCAACAAAAGCGACTTGCTGGCCCATCGAGAGCAGACGTCGAGCCACTTCGAGAGCAAAGATGCCTCCTATGCTCCATCCTGCCAGCTTGTACGGTCCTTGCGGCTGAACGCTGCAAAGCAGCTCCACGTATCGGTCGATCAGCTCGGCTATACCTCGGCTCCACGCACCCACGTGTCCCAGATAAGGCGAGTCAAATCCGTATACGGAGAGCGTCGTGTTATTTTCCAACTTGGGCAGCACCTGAGCTGTCCCGCTGCCGTCAGggaagacgaagagaaCATTCTGTCCCTCGAAACGCATCAGTCGCGATCCGCCAATGTGATGCGGGGCTGAGAAGCTGAAGCGTCTGTCCGGATTCGTGAGTTCGTCCATCGGCGACTCAGACTGCATTTCTTGGTTAGCTGAATGtgtcgctgctgagctcGCGTGGAGGGCCCCTTTCGATGGGCTTCCGGATCTCCTCAGAGCTTTGGTAGCCCTCGTGGCCGACCGAGGGCGGGTCTCTCGAGTGCCACTGTCAGTGGCATCATTAGTTTTGCTTGACTTTGCGGCCTCGTTGGCGAAAGCTTTGGACGAGAGCTGCACCAACCTTGTCAGCATGTCTCGGCGAATTCGCTTAAAGACGATGTTTTCCATCGAGCCCATTGGCTCTCCGTCTGgcgaaaagaagaaggcaGAGCCTTTGGACAGCTCTTTGTCTTGTTCCATCCTGGCATACACCTGCAGCTTTGTCGTACTGCcaggcagcagctttgctATAGCAGGCATGATAACGATCCTGCCAATAGCTTCGGCCATGTACACGAAAGGTCCTTCAGCAAAGCTGACGTTGCTGATGAAGCCCGTGAGTCCACCAAGGCTGTCCAGTAGCATCGGACTACACAAAAATCGACCGGTGACTGCATTGGAATGATACGTGACCTCGGACACAGCTTCGTCACCAAGGTCAGTCATGAAAATGGTGTTCATGCCGCGGAAACCATCCAAGTATAACACAATGGCCTCGAACTGCTTGTAGATTGTGTCGGTTTTAATCATGCAAGCAGGCTGCGATTTGATCGTTGCGGCTGATCTTAGAATCAGGTGGCGCAGCCTAGCCCATTGTTGAGTGACGTGCTCCTTTGTGATGATACGGATTCGACAGGATCCATACTGATGCTtttgatgctgctgttcgCTGTGCGAGAAAAATTGCACAATCGAGCCGTCCACAGATGTCGGATTGCCCTGCAGCGATATTTCGATGCTCTGCTTGGGGTCTCTCGCGTTGAGGTAAAGCGAAGCTACCATCGACAAATCAAGCACTTCGATGACCACATCATCCTCGGATTGAGACGGTGGTCTCTGCTTGCAGGGGTCCATCCGCCACCAGTACATCCCTGCTTCCTGTGCCAGCTCGACAAAGACCGTAGCAGGCGCCAGGGGAACGCCGAGGATGATATGGCCCCGGATGAAGTCGCGGAAGGGTCTTTGATTGACACGCGCTAAAAACATcgccgatggcgatgctcCTTCCAGCCGAAGACACTGCCACAGCAGTGTATGATGCGGCTTGGGCAATTCCCGTGAAGCTGCCTCGGTGTCTTTGCTTGACACACCATCTTCATGCGAAGAATTAGCGGGAGCAGAGCTTGCGATAAGATGATCACGCAAGCCACGGTCCTTGAATGGCACCCAATACTCGTCAAGATCGAAAGGATATAGCGGCAGCTGTGCTGCGAGGCCATGATTGCAGAAGCGTAGGCCTAAATCCGCAAAGGTCTTGTCCCAATTCAGATCGATTCCACGCGATGCAAGCTCCTTGACGAGATTGAGTGTcgaagaccaagacgagctgccTCGTCGGAAGGATGAGAAAAACTCTGGCATGCGGGTCGATTCGGCATAGCAACCTTTCAACATGGGTGTGCAGGTTGGGTGCGGTCCGACCTCAATCCAAGTATCAACACTTAGCTGGCTCTGCAAGTCAATGATCGAGTCTGAGAACAGCACTTGTCCGCGGAGGTGGGAGACCAGGTATGAGCCAGCAATCTCATCGCTACCTGGGCTGACTACTCGTCCAAGGAGATTGGAAGCCACAGGCATCTCTGGCTTGAAGAAGGTATGGCTGGCTACTACCATGCGATACTCGTCCATGAGAGGCTCGACCGCCTTAGAATGGAAAGCGTAAGGCACGGGAATTGCCATTGCCTTGATCTTCGGCTCGCTTTGCTCGCAGAATCTTCGCAGCGTTTCGATCTCTTCGTTAGGACCCGCAACCACTGTGTCATTCGGGCTGTTGACGCAAGCGatttcgagctgctcgtttCGAGATTGTCCAAGCAACCGCTCGACTGTGTTGCGACTCTCGCGGATGGCGAGCATGGAAGAGGCGTCTGGTGTGCATCGCTCCATCATGAGTAAGGCACGGCGCCCAACGAGCTCTATCAGACTGCGCAGAGTCACAACACCTGATAGCCAGAGAGCTGCATACTCGCCCAGAGAGTGTCCTGTAACGCAGGAAGGTTTCAAGCCCCAATCGAGTAGCATAGAAGCCAGCCCCACCTCAGTAGCAATCAGCGCAAGCTGATATTGCGCCGCACTGAAGCTGTCTGCCTTGCGCTGCTTGGTTGCATCCGTCTGCAAGGTATTTTGCAATGGCTGAAGAGGGTGAATGACCTCGACCAGGcttggaagaagaagacTTAAAGCAATGGAGTTGCAGTGATCTACGTGTCGGCGGAAAGCGGCGCTGTGCACGTAAAGCTCCCTAGCCATGTTGAGGTACTGCGAGCCTTGGCCACTGAAAACAATACCAACAGCGTGCTTCTTGAGGCCGATAGGACTCAAGCCGACGTAGACGGACTCTTGGCTAGCAAGACACGACCTCGCCTCAGCTATGTTGGAAGGTACAGCAATCAGTCGGTAAGGAAGCATGGACTCCCCGAGTGAGACGGCGCTGCAGAACTCGTTCAAGCCTACATGCTTGTTCGTGTCCAAGTATGCAATCAACCTGCGCCTTTTTGCGTCCAAGGAAAAGGATGTAGCAGCAGTGACAAACAAGAGATGGTGCTTGTCCTCTTCCGGTGTTTGACCATGTCTGGCAGCCAAATCGAgagcttgcttgctctgctctgaTAGTCTGTTGCGATATGCAGTGCCTCGATCCATGACGATCGACGAGTTACCGCCCGC
This region of Mycosarcoma maydis chromosome 23, whole genome shotgun sequence genomic DNA includes:
- a CDS encoding uncharacterized protein (related to polyketide synthase), encoding MKAHGHKVVFVHASHRQILLPATFQLLHTVSCYDVILKAYLDSAYRALRHEADAASRSAPDRSPRPCKLPASFEQLAQTALVQELRSYPLSLTTLAQIGVVLASKNDFKQAMQGDFGAIWDQESSLTIAVLRSVDVSSSLEVMPTAIEAIRVACWLEHHLRMRSPHSVGDQQSAAIFGSEETIAAVSENFRAEGVSFQEAVGGVAVQVASTKQLQKLLRSISESHPTSAAESSLVPVLDSDEWTRLRAKLQSDIAKRNIRIAIGYDAISEQPSCTKNMMVLDLFRLFSHLNSGRSRYQFAEAVRLVQEQLSASRIHLPCIELLLLGGTMRDGCAQAAVDAFFSSKFPFTPVRLLSLLCPKDSHRCGDEPATSSKVQGTPCQQIAIIGMSCRLPGAEDADELWQLLKEGKDTCEEIPKRLYRYQDYHSASYRERNVMRVKTGNFVASASLFDKSIIGPIMSCEDCAKMDPQQRVAILTAHETLQKAGYGFSPYRHPRHPDQWSTHLAYCSDDYREHLSQSIEAGFVSNTQRAHLVARINATFGFRGEACTYDTACSSALVAVEAACNSLLSGETSVALTGGVNILTQPQITIGLDRGFFLSPSSQCMTLDDAGAGYSRADAISIMLLKRLPDAVRDGDPVLAVISSAATNHSGESFSITHPHGPTQKRLYQAGMLASKTLPQDYSYIEMHGTGTQSGDFEEITGIVQTFGEGKRGDESPLVLGSVKANIGHSEAASGASSMIKTIKIYEHGEVPRHIGIRTKLNTKLPGLDGLHVPMREAKLDRVNTAFTLVDNFSAAGGNSSIVMDRGTAYRNRLSEQSKQALDLAARHGQTPEEDKHHLLFVTAATSFSLDAKRRRLIAYLDTNKHVGLNEFCSAVSLGESMLPYRLIAVPSNIAEARSCLASQESVYVGLSPIGLKKHAVGIVFSGQGSQYLNMARELYVHSAAFRRHVDHCNSIALSLLLPSLVEVIHPLQPLQNTLQTDATKQRKADSFSAAQYQLALIATEVGLASMLLDWGLKPSCVTGHSLGEYAALWLSGVVTLRSLIELVGRRALLMMERCTPDASSMLAIRESRNTVERLLGQSRNEQLEIACVNSPNDTVVAGPNEEIETLRRFCEQSEPKIKAMAIPVPYAFHSKAVEPLMDEYRMVVASHTFFKPEMPVASNLLGRVVSPGSDEIAGSYLVSHLRGQVLFSDSIIDLQSQLSVDTWIEVGPHPTCTPMLKGCYAESTRMPEFFSSFRRGSSSWSSTLNLVKELASRGIDLNWDKTFADLGLRFCNHGLAAQLPLYPFDLDEYWVPFKDRGLRDHLIASSAPANSSHEDGVSSKDTEAASRELPKPHHTLLWQCLRLEGASPSAMFLARVNQRPFRDFIRGHIILGVPLAPATVFVELAQEAGMYWWRMDPCKQRPPSQSEDDVVIEVLDLSMVASLYLNARDPKQSIEISLQGNPTSVDGSIVQFFSHSEQQHQKHQYGSCRIRIITKEHVTQQWARLRHLILRSAATIKSQPACMIKTDTIYKQFEAIVLYLDGFRGMNTIFMTDLGDEAVSEVTYHSNAVTGRFLCSPMLLDSLGGLTGFISNVSFAEGPFVYMAEAIGRIVIMPAIAKLLPGSTTKLQVYARMEQDKELSKGSAFFFSPDGEPMGSMENIVFKRIRRDMLTRLVQLSSKAFANEAAKSSKTNDATDSGTRETRPRSATRATKALRRSGSPSKGALHASSAATHSANQEMQSESPMDELTNPDRRFSFSAPHHIGGSRLMRFEGQNVLFVFPDGSGTAQVLPKLENNTTLSVYGFDSPYLGHVGAWSRGIAELIDRYVELLCSVQPQGPYKLAGWSIGGIFALEVARRLLSMGQQVAFVGFIDTPSPKQIQPLSADTLDEMLKPITSNTVREHFRSCALSLPEYRCLALQAADRLPDRVTIVNAKEDSKLKGVIATESEWRSFWRNSGNIRFYEVDGDHWSCLKPALDLVVRSAQE